The window CCCGCCGTACAGGACGAATCCCGTGCCCGGCGCGCGGTATATGGCCTTGGATCTGAAGTCCGTCAGTATCGGACGCGTGGACTCACTATAAAGACAGAATCAGGTGATCGCCGCATAACTACAATCTGAAGGAGGTACGTCCATGTCCGGGCATAGGATATTTTCGATGAAATTTTCTGGTGTGTATCCACACTATGTGCAAAAGGCGGAACGCAAGAATCGCACGCAGGAGGAGGTAGATAACATTATCTGCTGGCTGACCGGATACAGCCAGGCCGAGCTGCTGAAGGAACTGGAGAAGGGAAGCGACATAGAGACGTTCTTCACGAATGCCCCGGCATTTAATCCTCTCAGTGCAAAAATCACCGGTGTCGTGTGCGGCATCCGCGTGGAAGATATCGAAGATCCGTTGATGCAGAAAATC of the Ignavibacteriota bacterium genome contains:
- a CDS encoding DUF2200 domain-containing protein produces the protein MSGHRIFSMKFSGVYPHYVQKAERKNRTQEEVDNIICWLTGYSQAELLKELEKGSDIETFFTNAPAFNPLSAKITGVVCGIRVEDIEDPLMQKIRYLDKLIDELAKGKTMEKILRQ